The Mus musculus strain C57BL/6J chromosome 2, GRCm38.p6 C57BL/6J genome has a window encoding:
- the Rbbp8nl gene encoding RBBP8 N-terminal-like protein has protein sequence MDSFMESLNRLKEAHEKEVLGLQNKLLELNSERCRDAQRVEELFAKNHQLREQQKALKENLRVLENRLRAGLCDRCMVTQELARKKQLELENAHLQSLQHLCILTNEMNGLREENKILKEEVKRLRSLGDKTAPQAWEGTSEPPSPLPLPSPSSWKGTTENPPGAPEEAEEEQSGTDKISSHKTSPVSRVSPAANLPEPRALDMTPQCISNQLHSTVAVVRPGSRACPPDSGSADGTPPPSTRSTPPSPTYEHGLPVDSFLRASRPSAIAYETLKHSLQTDRLCLLNRQLSLRLQSPHSSPLASAVAPHSPLPRGLKAREAEAWEEPGALVGMQDPRLEGALHLLLVQQHLRARARASTARLQVPSAPEEMPSSPPAGSDSEGSDSEAPKPALSTEAQPDGWHPQTTGQGSSQRKETHVATQDCPPDKPLDLSDRGRCRDISKSTGQPLPLSPKIVYTPSPQLPTLSRPLVPSSHTLSNVSTETRAQESEEYSTPKDTSHPLPGVCMGLTSPGRTAEEAGGRPQPGPHLQRPDTGGTTEPKKVRAQRLALEQLEESDTSDTKAGLISEASAEPSMPGVGHAEDHQQSQQQKRKRASDLQDKGTYLREGKAGPGM, from the exons ATGGATAGCTTCATGGAGTCGCTGAACAGGCTGAAGGAAGCCCATGAGAAAGAGGTCCTGG GTCTGCAGAACAAGCTTctagaactgaactcagaacggTGCCG agatgcacagagaGTAGAGGAGCTCTTTGCCAAGAATCACCAGCTCCGGGAGCAGCAGAAGGCACTGAAGGAGAACCTGCGAGTGCTGGAGAACAG GCTGCGGGCTGGCTTGTGCGATCGATGCATGGTCACCCAGGAGCTGGCCAGGAAGAAGCAGCTGGAACTGGAAAATGCACACCTGCAGAGCCTGCAGCATCTCTGCATCCTCA CCAATGAGATGAATGGGCTGAGAGAGGAAAACAAGATCCTGAAGGAAGAAGTGAAGCGGCTTCGGAGTCTGGG AGACAAGACTGCACCACAGGCCTGGGAGGGCACCTCAGAGCCCCCGTCACCCTTgccgctcccctcccccagtagCTGGAAGGGTACCACTGAGAACCCCCCAGGAGCCCcggaggaggctgaggaagagcaATCGGGCACAG ATAAAATATCAAGCCACAAGACATCCCCAGTGTCCAGAGTCTCCCCAGCTGCCAACCTGCCAGAGCCACGGGCTCTAGACATG ACCCCACAGTGCATCTCCAACCAGCTGCATTCAACGGTAGCCGTGGTGCGGCCTGGCTCCAGGGCCTGCCCACCAGACAGCGGTTCTGCCGATGGGACACCCCCGCCATCCACGAGAAGCACCCCACCCAGCCCAACGTACGAACATGGTCTCCCTGTGGACAG cTTCTTACGGGCCTCCAGGCCATCAGCCATAGCCTATGAGACCCTGAAACACTCCCTTCAGACCGatcgcctctgcctcctgaaccgACAATTGTCTCTGCGCCTGCAGAGCCCCCACAGTAGCCCCCTGGCTTCTGCTGTGGCTCCCCATAGCCCCCTGCCCCGAGGCCTGAaggctagagaggcagaggcatgggagGAGCCTGGTGCCTTGGTGGGCATGCAGGACCCACGGCTGGAAGGGGCATTACACCTGCTTCTGGTCCAGCAGCACCTGCGGGCACGGGCACGGGCAAGCACTGCCAGGTTGCAGGTCCCATCTGCACCAGAAGAGATGCCATCTTCCCCACCAGCGGGCTCGGATTCTGAGGGCTCTGACAGTGAGGCCCCCAAGCCAGCTCTGAGTACAGAGGCCCAGCCTGATGGGTGGCACCCTCAAACTACAGGCCAAGGTAGCTCCCAGAGGAAGGAGACACATGTAGCCACTCAGGACTGCCCCCCAGACAAGCCTCTGGACCTCTCTGACCGAGGACGGTGTCGGGACATCTCCAAGTCAACTGGCCAACCTTTGCCACTCAGCCCTAAAATTGTCTACACTCCCAGCCCCCAGCTGCCCACCTTGTCCAGACCCCTGGTTCCCAGCTCCCATACTCTCAGTAATGTCAGCACAGAGACCAGAGCTCAGGAGTCTGAAGAATACTCTACTCCCAAG GATACCTCACACCCTCTCCCAGGAGTCTGTATGGGCCTGACCTCTCCTGGAAGGACTGCAGAGGAGGCTGGAGGAAGGCCACAGCCAGGACCTCACCTGCAGAGGCCTGACACTGGTGGGACCACAG AGCCAAAGAAGGTCAGAGCACAAAGGCTAGCCCTGGAGCAACTGGAGGAGTCAGACACATCAGACACCAAG GCGGGCCTGATTTCTGAGGCAAGTGCAGAGCCAAGCATGCCAGGGGTGGGGCATGCTGAAGACCACCAACAGAGTCAGCAACAGAAGAGGAAGCGGGCCTCAGACCTGCAGGACAAAGGTACCTACCTCCGGGAGGGGAAAGCGGGGCCTGGAATGTGA
- the Rbbp8nl gene encoding RBBP8 N-terminal-like protein isoform X1, translating to MDSFMESLNRLKEAHEKEVLGLQNKLLELNSERCRDAQRVEELFAKNHQLREQQKALKENLRVLENRLRAGLCDRCMVTQELARKKQLELENAHLQSLQHLCILTNEMNGLREENKILKEEVKRLRSLGDKTAPQAWEGTSEPPSPLPLPSPSSWKGTTENPPGAPEEAEEEQSGTDKISSHKTSPVSRVSPAANLPEPRALDMTPQCISNQLHSTVAVVRPGSRACPPDSGSADGTPPPSTRSTPPSPTYEHGLPVDSFLRASRPSAIAYETLKHSLQTDRLCLLNRQLSLRLQSPHSSPLASAVAPHSPLPRGLKAREAEAWEEPGALVGMQDPRLEGALHLLLVQQHLRARARASTARLQVPSAPEEMPSSPPAGSDSEGSDSEAPKPALSTEAQPDGWHPQTTGQGSSQRKETHVATQDCPPDKPLDLSDRGRCRDISKSTGQPLPLSPKIVYTPSPQLPTLSRPLVPSSHTLSNVSTETRAQESEEYSTPKDTSHPLPGVCMGLTSPGRTAEEAGGRPQPGPHLQRPDTGGTTEPKKVRAQRLALEQLEESDTSDTKAGLISEASAEPSMPGVGHAEDHQQSQQQKRKRASDLQDKAPKKPSQGKRKPKEPLTPAEGPRSPKEDFSLSPINSCRET from the exons ATGGATAGCTTCATGGAGTCGCTGAACAGGCTGAAGGAAGCCCATGAGAAAGAGGTCCTGG GTCTGCAGAACAAGCTTctagaactgaactcagaacggTGCCG agatgcacagagaGTAGAGGAGCTCTTTGCCAAGAATCACCAGCTCCGGGAGCAGCAGAAGGCACTGAAGGAGAACCTGCGAGTGCTGGAGAACAG GCTGCGGGCTGGCTTGTGCGATCGATGCATGGTCACCCAGGAGCTGGCCAGGAAGAAGCAGCTGGAACTGGAAAATGCACACCTGCAGAGCCTGCAGCATCTCTGCATCCTCA CCAATGAGATGAATGGGCTGAGAGAGGAAAACAAGATCCTGAAGGAAGAAGTGAAGCGGCTTCGGAGTCTGGG AGACAAGACTGCACCACAGGCCTGGGAGGGCACCTCAGAGCCCCCGTCACCCTTgccgctcccctcccccagtagCTGGAAGGGTACCACTGAGAACCCCCCAGGAGCCCcggaggaggctgaggaagagcaATCGGGCACAG ATAAAATATCAAGCCACAAGACATCCCCAGTGTCCAGAGTCTCCCCAGCTGCCAACCTGCCAGAGCCACGGGCTCTAGACATG ACCCCACAGTGCATCTCCAACCAGCTGCATTCAACGGTAGCCGTGGTGCGGCCTGGCTCCAGGGCCTGCCCACCAGACAGCGGTTCTGCCGATGGGACACCCCCGCCATCCACGAGAAGCACCCCACCCAGCCCAACGTACGAACATGGTCTCCCTGTGGACAG cTTCTTACGGGCCTCCAGGCCATCAGCCATAGCCTATGAGACCCTGAAACACTCCCTTCAGACCGatcgcctctgcctcctgaaccgACAATTGTCTCTGCGCCTGCAGAGCCCCCACAGTAGCCCCCTGGCTTCTGCTGTGGCTCCCCATAGCCCCCTGCCCCGAGGCCTGAaggctagagaggcagaggcatgggagGAGCCTGGTGCCTTGGTGGGCATGCAGGACCCACGGCTGGAAGGGGCATTACACCTGCTTCTGGTCCAGCAGCACCTGCGGGCACGGGCACGGGCAAGCACTGCCAGGTTGCAGGTCCCATCTGCACCAGAAGAGATGCCATCTTCCCCACCAGCGGGCTCGGATTCTGAGGGCTCTGACAGTGAGGCCCCCAAGCCAGCTCTGAGTACAGAGGCCCAGCCTGATGGGTGGCACCCTCAAACTACAGGCCAAGGTAGCTCCCAGAGGAAGGAGACACATGTAGCCACTCAGGACTGCCCCCCAGACAAGCCTCTGGACCTCTCTGACCGAGGACGGTGTCGGGACATCTCCAAGTCAACTGGCCAACCTTTGCCACTCAGCCCTAAAATTGTCTACACTCCCAGCCCCCAGCTGCCCACCTTGTCCAGACCCCTGGTTCCCAGCTCCCATACTCTCAGTAATGTCAGCACAGAGACCAGAGCTCAGGAGTCTGAAGAATACTCTACTCCCAAG GATACCTCACACCCTCTCCCAGGAGTCTGTATGGGCCTGACCTCTCCTGGAAGGACTGCAGAGGAGGCTGGAGGAAGGCCACAGCCAGGACCTCACCTGCAGAGGCCTGACACTGGTGGGACCACAG AGCCAAAGAAGGTCAGAGCACAAAGGCTAGCCCTGGAGCAACTGGAGGAGTCAGACACATCAGACACCAAG GCGGGCCTGATTTCTGAGGCAAGTGCAGAGCCAAGCATGCCAGGGGTGGGGCATGCTGAAGACCACCAACAGAGTCAGCAACAGAAGAGGAAGCGGGCCTCAGACCTGCAGGACAAAG CCCCCAAGAAGCCATCCCAAGGGAAGAGGAAACCGAAGGAACCCCTGACACCGGCGGAAGGTCCCAGGAGCCCAAAGGAGGACTTCAGCCTCTCCCCCATTAACAGCTGTCGGGAGACCTAA